The genomic DNA ATGGCGATGAAGAAGTACATGACTTCGAGGAGCCGGGCGGCCGCGGTGATGTAGTAGCCGGTCAGGCCGTCCTGGACGCCCGCGACCAGAGCCCGCCCGGGCAGCAGCGCGAACAGCCCACCGGTGATGACGGCGGACGGCCGGATGTCCGTCGAGTGGGTCAGGGTCAGTGCGACCCCGATCGCGGCCGGAGGCATCGCCGCCACCACGAACTGGTAGAACTCCGGCATCCCGCGCCCCGCGAACAGCCAGGCGAGCCGGTCGCCGAGCATCGCGCCGACCGCCGCCACCACGAAGACCAGCGCGTTACCGCCGACCAGCACCGACGCCGCACCGGCCAGCCCGCCGCCGGCCAGCGTCAGCACCCAGCCGGGATACGGATGCCGGTTGCGCCGGATCTCGGCGAGCCGCCGGTACGCCTCCTCCAGGGAGACCTCGACGTCCTCGGTGGTGATGTCGTCGACGAGCCGGAAGACGGCCGCCAGCCGGGTGTAGTCGGTGCCGCGGCGGCGTACGGTGCGGCTCGCCGTCACCGGATCGTCGACCAGTGAAGGCTGGTGCGAGATCGACAGCAGGGTGAAGGTGACCGTCGGCTCGCAGCGGTCGAGACCGTAACTGCGGGTCACCGCGAACATCGCGGCCTCGACGTCCTCCGCACCCTCGCCGCCCGCGAGCAGCAACTCCCCGATACGCAAGGTCAGGTCGAGCACGCGCGGCACCGCGGGCCCCGCTTCGTCCGGCCTCTGCACCGGCTCCGGCGCCGGCCGCTCGGCGACGGGCATCCGCAGCATCGTGCGCATCCGGTCCTGCCAGGGGGCCTCCTTGGTCAGCTGGACCATCGGAATGCCGTGCGCAGGGGTGAAGGCGGGCGGCGCCTGCTTGACGCCGTGGGTGCGCGGTGGGGCGAACGCGGAACCGATCGTGTCGGAGCCGCTGCCCGAACCCGATCCGGAGCCGGAAGCGGAACCTGCGCCAGTGGGCTCGGGCGTCAGACCGGCCGGAATGGCGAACTCCGACGTGGGATGGTCGTCCTCCGACGGAGTTGCGGACTTCCCCACCCCCTCCGGCGGGACGAAGGCGCTGCGCGCCTCGTCGGACTGGGGCTTCTGGTCCTCGGGACCGCCCTGTTCCGCCACCACTCGACCTCGCTCCTTCTTGGCTGCGCGTCTTCGGTTGCGCTTGTGCCCAGTATGGGCGCGGACATGGGCGCAGACGCGAAACGGGCGGCACACCTGTGAAAGGTGTGCCGCCCGTTCCTTGCGCTGAACCGCGAACGGACCTTGCGCGGGACCCTACGGACCGTGCGCGGGGCCGCATACGGAATCGGCGTCGAGCCGGTCCGACGGCTGCGGGACCGCAGGTGTCAGTGCGCGCCGCCCTGCGCCTCGAGGCGCTTGTAGGAGGCCTCGATCTCGGCCTCCGCCTCGGCGCGGCCGACCCAGTCGGCGCCCTCGACGGACTTGCCGGGCTCCAGGTCCTTGTAGACCTCGAAGAAGTGCTGGATCTCCAGGCGGTCGAACTCCGACACGTGGTGGATGTCGCGCAGGTGCTCCACCCGGGGGTCGGAGGCCGGCACGCACAGCAGCTTGTCGTCGCCGCCGGCCTCGTCCGTCATGCGGAACATGCCGATGGCGCGGCACTTGATGAGGCAGCCGGGGAAGGTCGGCTCGTCCAGGATGACCAGCGCGTCCAGCGGGTCACCGTCCTCGCCGAGGGTGTTCTCGACGAAGCCGTAGTCCGCCGGGTAGCTGGTCGAGGTGAAGAGTCGACGGTCCAGGCGGATCCGACCGGTCTCGTGGTCCACCTCGTACTTGTTCCGCGAACCCTTCGGGATCTCGATGGTGACGTCGAACTCCACGGGTGGCTCCTCCATGATCAACACATACGACTGGTGATTAAGTGTCCCCCACGGAGATGTGTGCTCGCGAAAGGGGCTGGTCAACGGTGGCCGAGCCGGTGAAAAGACCGTCGATCAATCCGTTGAGAGCGTTCCGCGGGCCGACCGGAGCGGCCCGCCCGAACAGGTTGCACGGACTGAGCAACTGGCAGTTCACGGCAGGCTCCGCCGTCCTCGGCCTGGCGCTCGCAGCCGGCGCCGTCCTCGCCGCCGGCCCCTGGGACTCGGGTCAGCGTAAGGCCGAGCAGGAGTGGGCTGCCGCCAGGAGCCGTACAGGTGGCGCACATCACGAGGCCACCGCGCCGTCCGGACCGGCCCCGGCCCCCAGTGCCCCGGCGGTCCTCACGGGTCTGAGCACCGGGGTCGACAAGTCCGCCCCGGACGCCCCGGACACCCCGGACGGAGCAACGGCCGATCTCCGGGGCACCCTCACCCCGTTGCTGAACGCCTCCGCGCTCGGCACGGTCCGTACCGCCGCCGTCATCGACACCGCGACCGGCAAGCGGCTGTACGGGAAGGGGGCCGACACTCCCATGACGCCCGCCTCCACCGTCAAGATCGCCACCACCGTCGCCGCGCTCTCCGCCCTCGGCCCCGGACACCGCATCGCCACGACGGTCCAGGCGTCACCGGACTCCCGCAGTCTCACCCTCGTGGGGGGCGGCGACCCCACGCTCGACAAGGCGGCGCTGCGCGAGCTGGCCGCCGACACCGTGCACGCGCTGCGCGACCGCGGCATCGACACCGTCCGGCTCGCGTACGACACGTCCCGGTACTCCGGACCCGCACTGCACCCGATCGGCCCCAACGAGAACATCGCCCCGGTCAGCGCCCTGATGGTGGACGAGGGGCGGCTCGACGGTACGGACAGCGGGCCCGCCCCGCGCAGTGGCGACCCGGCCGGTGACGCGGCCCGCGCCTTCGCCGGACTGCTGAACGACGCGGACATCGACACCGGCTCCGGGCCGGTGTCCGGCCGCCCGGCAGCCAAGTCCCGCCCGGTCGCCGAGCACCTCTCCGCCCCGCTGTCCGCCCTCGTCGAACGCGCCCTGACCAACAGCGACAACGACATCGCCGAGGCGCTGGCCCGGCAGACCGCCCTGGCCGCGGGCGAACCCGCCGACTTCGACGGCGGCCGACGGGCCGTCACCGCGCAGCTGAAGAAGCTGCATCTGCCGCTGAACGGCGCAAAGTTCGCCGACGGCAGCGGACTGAACCGGCAGGACAAGGTCACCGCAGGGCTGCTGGCCGGGCTGCTGGCCCGCGCCGCCGACCCGGACCACCCCGAACTGCGCCCGGTCCTCACCGGCCTCCCGGTGGCCGGCTTCAGTGGCACCCTCAGCAAGCGGTACACCGAGACGTCGCGCGGCACCGGTCTGATCCGTGCCAAGACCGGCACCCTCACCGGGGTGAACACCCTCGCCGGGACCGTCGTCGACGGCCGGGGGCGACTGCTCGCCTTCGCCTTCCTGGCATCCGGTACGACCTCGCCGTCCGAGGCCCAGTCCTCGCTCGACGCCCTTGCCGCGAGCCTCGCCGCCCGCAACGGGTGAGCCGGTCAAGAGCTCACCGCGGAGCGACCCGAGCACGTACGGTTGACGCATGACGAGCATCGGTGGTGCCGAGATGGTCGACTGGAATCTGGCGGTTGCGACCGCGACCCGGCTTGTACGGCCGGGCCCCGACATCAGCCGCGAGGAGGCCCGCGAAGTCGTCGCGGAGCTTCGCCGGCATGCCAAGTCCGCGGAGGAACACGTCCGCTCCTTCACGCGGATGATCCCCGAGGGGTCCGAACCGGAGGACACCCCGGTCCTGGTCGTCGACCGGGCCGGCTGGATCAGGGCGAACGTCGCGGGCTTCCGCGAACTGCTCCGCCCCCTCCTGGAGAAGATGCAGGACCGGCGCGGCAACAGCCCGGGCGGCGCCGTACTGGGCGCGGTCGGCGGCAAGGTCACCGGTGTCGAACTGGGCATGCTCCTGTCGTTCCTGGCCTCCCGGGTGCTCGGCCAGTACGAGACCTTCGCCCCGGCCGGCCGCGACCTCCCGGGCTCGGCCGACGGCGGCGGCAGGCTGTTGCTGGTCGCCCCGAACATCGTGCACGTCGAGCGTGAACTCGATGTCGACCCGCACGACTTCCGGCTCTGGGTCGCGCTCCACGAGGAGACCCACCGCACCCAGTTCACCGGTGTGCCGTGGCTCCGCGACCATCTGCAGGGTGAGATCCAGTCATTCCTCGACGAGACCGACGTCGACCCGATGACCGTGCTGGAGCGGCTCCGCGAGGCCGCCCAGTCGCTCGCCGGCGGCCGGCCCGAGGGCGAGGACGGCGAGGACGGCGGCCGCAGCCTCGTGGAGATCGTGCAGACCCCTGCCCAGCGCGAGATCCTCGGCCGGCTCACGGCCGTGATGTCCCTCCTCGAAGGGCACGCGGACTATGTGATGGACGGCGTCGGCCCCGAGGTCGTGTCCTCCGTCGCCGAGATCCGGGAGAAGTTCCAGCAGCGCCGGGCGCGCGGCGCCTCGCGGCTCGACCAGGCGCTCCGCAAGCTCCTCGGGCTCGACGCCAAACTGCGTCAGTACCGGGACGGCGAGCGGTTCGTACGCGCCGTGGTCGACGAGGTCGGCATGGACGGCTTCAACCGGGTCTGGACGTCCCCGAACACCCTCCCCACCAAGGCTGAGATCGCCGCTCCGGCGGACTGGATCGCGAGGGTGCACCGTAAGGCAGAGTCGTGATCATGGGGCGGCCGACGGGGGAAGACGACAGATGTACGCGCCGGTAATCACCCATCCGAGGGACCGTAGGGGCATGGAAAGGCGTGCAATGCTCGATGGGCGGCCCGGCTCTGTCACCATCGACGCACTCTGAGTGACGGCACTTGTCCGTGCCGACGCTTCGAAGCACCCCCCAAAACTTCACGAAGGGCACCGGACATGGGTCCCCATCCTGCGGTCGCGGCGATACGCCTGGCGGTCCGCCGCGTACTCCACGACGTACTCAACGAATTCGCCGAACGCACCGATCACGACGGACACATCGCACATACCGAGCGCGCCTCCCGCCCCGAGTTCGCCGAAGCCGGCACGGGCAGGTGCGGCGCCGCACTCGCCGACCGTCCCGCGCTTCCCGAACGGCCCGACACCCCGCTGGTGCTGGTCGCCTGTTCCGGAGGCGCCGACTCCATGGCGCTCGCCTCCGCCCTCGCCTTCGAGGCCCGCAAGCTGGCCGTCCGGGCCGGCGGTATCACCGTCGACCACAATCTCCAGGACGGGTCCGACGACCGCGCCGCCGAGGTCGTCGCCCGGCTCAGGGGCATGCGCCTCGACCCGGTCGAGGCCGTCGCCGTGCACGTCGGTAGCGAGGGCGGTCCCGAGGCCGCCGCCCGTGACGCCCGCTACGCCGCCCTGGACGCGGCGGCCGAGCGGCACGGCGCCGCCGCGGTGCTGCTCGGCCACACCCGCGACGACCAAGCGGAGACGGTCCTGCTCGGCCTCGCCCGCGGCTCCGGTATCCGCTCGCTCTCCGGCATGGCCGCCGCATCCGGCCCGGCCGGCCGCTACCGCCGCCCCTTCCTCCAGCTCGACCGGCAGACCGCCCGCAAAGCCTGCCTCGTCCAGTCCCTGCCCGTCTGGGACGACCCGCACAACATCGACCCCGCCTACACCCGCTCCCGGCTGCGTCACGAGGGCCTGCCCGCCCTGGAGAAGGCTCTCGGCAAAGGCGTCGTAGGGGCCCTGGCCCGTACCGCGCAGCTCTCCCGCGACGACGCCGACGCCCTGGACACCTGGGCCGCCGAGGCCGACTCCGCCGTACGCGACGACGCCGGGCAGCTGGAATGCGCCAAGCTGTACGCGCTGCCGCCCGCCGTCCGCCGCCGGGTGCTGCGCCGTGCGGCCGTGGAGGCGGGCGCTCCGGCCGGTTCGCTGTTCGCCCGGCACATCGAAGAAGTCGACCGGTTGATCACCGGCTGGCGCGGCCAGCAGGCCATCAACCTCCCCGGCCGAGTCGAAGCCCGGCGCCAGGGTGGCAGACTGGTGATTCGGCAGAGCTGACGCACAAGCGGCTGACATGCAGGCGAGCGGCCGCGCAGGTCCGGGACACCACCCCGGACCGGGCAGGCAAAGGAAGAGACGCGGGTGAACGAGAAGGACATGGGTACCGACCTTCAGGCGGTGCTCCTCACCAAGGAAGAGATCGACGCGAAGCTCGTCGAGCTGGCCGCGAAGATCGACGCGGAGTACGCGGGCAAGGACCTGCTCATCGTCGGCGTCCTCAAGGGCGCAGTGATGGTGATGGCGGACCTGGCGCGCGCACTGTCCACCCCCGTCACCATGGACTGGATGGCTGTCTCGTCGTACGGCGCGGGCACCCAGTCGTCCGGTGTCGTCCGGATCCTCAAGGACCTGGACACCGACATCAAGGGCAAGCACGTCCTGATCGTCGAGGACATCATCGACTCGGGCCTCACGCTGTCCTGGCTGATGTCGAACCTGGGCTCGCGTGAGCCCGCCAGCCTGGAGATCTGCACCCTGCTGCGCAAGCCGGACGCGGCGAAGGTCGCGCTCGACTGCAAGTGGGTCGGCTTCGACATCCCCAACGAGTTCGTCGTCGGTTACGGGCTGGACTACGCGGAGAAGTACCGCAACCTGCCCTTCGTCGGGACGCTCGCCCCGCACGTCTACGGCGGCTGACCGGCCGCGACCCCTCTTTCCCCGGTCCGCATCCGACGTGGGCGGGCTGCCGGGGAACCCTTGACCGCCGCGCGGCGTTGAAGCCTTCGAAGGCACGTTTGACAGACGTCCTCGGCGGTCACGGGTGACAATGCTGGGGTACCGTCCGAAGAACAGTCTTTTCTCACAGCAGCATTTACCTACGGGCAGGAGGGACGGGGCGACTTCGCTCCGTATGGATGGACGTGAAGCGATACTTCCGTGGGCCGGTCATGTGGATCGTGCTGGCCGTCCTCGCCGTGGTCGTGTTGATGCAGGTCGTCGG from Streptomyces sp. NBC_01707 includes the following:
- a CDS encoding threonine/serine exporter ThrE family protein — protein: MVAEQGGPEDQKPQSDEARSAFVPPEGVGKSATPSEDDHPTSEFAIPAGLTPEPTGAGSASGSGSGSGSGSDTIGSAFAPPRTHGVKQAPPAFTPAHGIPMVQLTKEAPWQDRMRTMLRMPVAERPAPEPVQRPDEAGPAVPRVLDLTLRIGELLLAGGEGAEDVEAAMFAVTRSYGLDRCEPTVTFTLLSISHQPSLVDDPVTASRTVRRRGTDYTRLAAVFRLVDDITTEDVEVSLEEAYRRLAEIRRNRHPYPGWVLTLAGGGLAGAASVLVGGNALVFVVAAVGAMLGDRLAWLFAGRGMPEFYQFVVAAMPPAAIGVALTLTHSTDIRPSAVITGGLFALLPGRALVAGVQDGLTGYYITAAARLLEVMYFFIAIVTGVLLVLYLGVQLGAQLNPEARFVAHDRPVVQILASMALCFAFAILLQQERSTVLAVTLNGGVAWVIYGAMARTAGISPVAATAVAAGLVGLFGQLFSRYRYTSSLPFITAAIGPLLPGSATYFGLLGVAQNELDRGLASLSTAVATALAIAIGVNLGSEISRLFMRVPGAVGGANRRAAKRTRGF
- a CDS encoding inorganic diphosphatase produces the protein MEFDVTIEIPKGSRNKYEVDHETGRIRLDRRLFTSTSYPADYGFVENTLGEDGDPLDALVILDEPTFPGCLIKCRAIGMFRMTDEAGGDDKLLCVPASDPRVEHLRDIHHVSEFDRLEIQHFFEVYKDLEPGKSVEGADWVGRAEAEAEIEASYKRLEAQGGAH
- the dacB gene encoding D-alanyl-D-alanine carboxypeptidase/D-alanyl-D-alanine-endopeptidase, with product MAEPVKRPSINPLRAFRGPTGAARPNRLHGLSNWQFTAGSAVLGLALAAGAVLAAGPWDSGQRKAEQEWAAARSRTGGAHHEATAPSGPAPAPSAPAVLTGLSTGVDKSAPDAPDTPDGATADLRGTLTPLLNASALGTVRTAAVIDTATGKRLYGKGADTPMTPASTVKIATTVAALSALGPGHRIATTVQASPDSRSLTLVGGGDPTLDKAALRELAADTVHALRDRGIDTVRLAYDTSRYSGPALHPIGPNENIAPVSALMVDEGRLDGTDSGPAPRSGDPAGDAARAFAGLLNDADIDTGSGPVSGRPAAKSRPVAEHLSAPLSALVERALTNSDNDIAEALARQTALAAGEPADFDGGRRAVTAQLKKLHLPLNGAKFADGSGLNRQDKVTAGLLAGLLARAADPDHPELRPVLTGLPVAGFSGTLSKRYTETSRGTGLIRAKTGTLTGVNTLAGTVVDGRGRLLAFAFLASGTTSPSEAQSSLDALAASLAARNG
- a CDS encoding zinc-dependent metalloprotease gives rise to the protein MTSIGGAEMVDWNLAVATATRLVRPGPDISREEAREVVAELRRHAKSAEEHVRSFTRMIPEGSEPEDTPVLVVDRAGWIRANVAGFRELLRPLLEKMQDRRGNSPGGAVLGAVGGKVTGVELGMLLSFLASRVLGQYETFAPAGRDLPGSADGGGRLLLVAPNIVHVERELDVDPHDFRLWVALHEETHRTQFTGVPWLRDHLQGEIQSFLDETDVDPMTVLERLREAAQSLAGGRPEGEDGEDGGRSLVEIVQTPAQREILGRLTAVMSLLEGHADYVMDGVGPEVVSSVAEIREKFQQRRARGASRLDQALRKLLGLDAKLRQYRDGERFVRAVVDEVGMDGFNRVWTSPNTLPTKAEIAAPADWIARVHRKAES
- the tilS gene encoding tRNA lysidine(34) synthetase TilS is translated as MGPHPAVAAIRLAVRRVLHDVLNEFAERTDHDGHIAHTERASRPEFAEAGTGRCGAALADRPALPERPDTPLVLVACSGGADSMALASALAFEARKLAVRAGGITVDHNLQDGSDDRAAEVVARLRGMRLDPVEAVAVHVGSEGGPEAAARDARYAALDAAAERHGAAAVLLGHTRDDQAETVLLGLARGSGIRSLSGMAAASGPAGRYRRPFLQLDRQTARKACLVQSLPVWDDPHNIDPAYTRSRLRHEGLPALEKALGKGVVGALARTAQLSRDDADALDTWAAEADSAVRDDAGQLECAKLYALPPAVRRRVLRRAAVEAGAPAGSLFARHIEEVDRLITGWRGQQAINLPGRVEARRQGGRLVIRQS
- the hpt gene encoding hypoxanthine phosphoribosyltransferase produces the protein MGTDLQAVLLTKEEIDAKLVELAAKIDAEYAGKDLLIVGVLKGAVMVMADLARALSTPVTMDWMAVSSYGAGTQSSGVVRILKDLDTDIKGKHVLIVEDIIDSGLTLSWLMSNLGSREPASLEICTLLRKPDAAKVALDCKWVGFDIPNEFVVGYGLDYAEKYRNLPFVGTLAPHVYGG